The proteins below come from a single Mercenaria mercenaria strain notata chromosome 3, MADL_Memer_1, whole genome shotgun sequence genomic window:
- the LOC123525118 gene encoding serine-rich adhesin for platelets-like isoform X8, with protein MGRNTASSCVIFVNNFAFGPQVDHQLKLRFANMKEGAKIVSSKAFCPLNFRITDRNLSDIGTIMHVTELSPMSGAVSWTGKAFSYYVHTIDRTLLEKYFQRIRNPSKKQVEEEPSKPMRKDRRGRLVPSLTSSLKNNSQEQKAGDKKSDSSYKAAKLLDFDSTSNASSEMTGNEEYQVYGPTTRHKWSQWISRPPPVQSASSVSDTENEEEMEVRRTRQKPKPLAGRKAHLVAKQKIQAAITDISNGQLKEDDKEKKMVQRRKQRKVLSALKARALAKTKSKEKVLALDSLNLLHSHTLLSTSAVADESMKKSYNEPSMTALSNSYFKQSVQPQSVSALEMAPVVQQLMDVFRQQFMQFLVYMQTSEYKESVTEQIEKEKLRQLDLNSEVLRLEKQIEHLQKDSTKQLKTRLKELQIDACTPSEFIAQARGILTQQNELEAMGQSLQVQIKQLEVENQALLAAQNQAVVDHSLSSGKSNGKKNGLVQLSNAQGYLANQFSESLSRKKQLLSQAQELETQVKQLQSSIEVSENIVNQLPQGPAKRTDRKRKMESENLHPNMAANIPSASSPPPTVGKSNRKSKERKSRSSNRGKNNISKAPSDLDNSGAANSNLSIRKLLENTRTDQSGKTADTVPKLNGYIESSRSDNDLNKSRPSLPISIPFDCLPGDNVKKAMERVIVAGLENSPYSIIENGNIVGSAHSLNKTSCDQISVNLQGDLNQSSKSSAWTSANFVANSQAGSTVASSKTNFAIDKMVIPKKRGQVLNGSINNTNDLLKQTLVHRIEQNKNLKRKSQQEMDSVSKRLMMNGELLGMQQVASVQGHVINQASSSPESRTSTAMLISTANQPIAISAIPSPDLHGKNLVLQSNSANLHSSPSKHPSTTFDALLATASEEHNKNLQEEQQKQQPQPTQERLFQSFDTAEINDKASRAQKFESARAGSPKRIRLESISPATSPSSLSQSNKSKNSSRNRSRSSSQSSTSSSRSRSRSSSRSSRSSSTSSNDSGDESRKKNFKNKTLPTQPQLPLKSVASTTVTKPVVTVSQNVPKYKMHLQNSGPSQTIQSTVVYNSHIVAQKNAVLIGQKGNSAMIVQKQHAVSKEQKTSAPSIQTAYKMINPVVSNVTTLSSSLGQKNMTVVNNSSLSGGGVKFITGISGQPIGNHHGSQLPVQMALLPQSSNGVAQGYQLVTFTPQSSGSSNRTASQQKNVVTTSKPSNSRSNNSGSSSQSSSSHDLKRQPSQNKHTSASNVPKYSSVQSTSSNSLLMGNIVGSTHSKLSDIPKPKATLHTLNAASNLPLMFNHGLPSHLVPVAAFQHPSSSQTIATSQHKSQSSKLSSSTKLSSLNSVSPSVQPQPAHTPIPRIYTPGPGANTPNILTELSHERHSQIQGQSLLIPSNLSQLNSGVFNLGQFSHQPFTGDHAGLATVTGIRPNEAGDAHHAIRVQGYQGLATQRLAMYSDQAGASLRPDFPVYRPAGGWNIR; from the exons GAACAAAAAGCTGGCGATAAGAAATCTGACAGCTCTTACAAGGCAGCCAAACTTCTAGACTTTGACTCTACAAGCAACGCGAGTTCCGAAATGACGGGTAATGAGGAGTATCAGGTATATGGCCCTACGACTCGGCACAAGTGGTCCCAGTGGATCTCTAGACCTCCACCCGTTCAGTCTGCATCTTCTGTTTCCGACACAGAAAAT GAGGAAGAGATGGAGGTAAGGAGGACGCGACAGAAGCCTAAACCTTTAGCGGGACGTAAAGCACATCTAGTTGCTAAACAAAAGATTCAGGCTGCAATTACAGACATTAGTAATGGACAGCTGAAGGAGGatgataaagaaaagaaaatgg TACAAAGAAGAAAGCAGCGAAAAGTGTTGTCTGCACTAAAAGCTCGTGCTTTAGCTAAAACAAAAAGCAAGGAGAAAGTGCTGGCACTGGATAGCCTTAATTTGTTACACAGTCACACTTTGCTGTCAACATCAGCTGTGG cCGATGAATCAATGAAGAAGAGTTACAATGAACCCAGTATGACAGCTTTATCCAACTCTTACTTCAAACAGTCTGTCCAGCCCCAGTCTGTATCTGCATTAGAAATGGCTCCAGTGGTTCAACAACTCATGG ATGTGTTCCGACAACAGTTTATGCAATTCTTAGTGTACATGCAGACCTCTGAGTATAAGGAATCTGTTACTGAACAGATAGAAAAAGAAAAG tTACGACAGCTGGATTTGAACTCTGAAGTGCTGAGATTGGAGAAGCAGATAGAGCATTTACAGAAAGACAGCACCAAGCAACTGAAGACAAGGTTGAAAGAG TTACAGATTGATGCATGTACCCCATCAGAGTTTATTGCTCAGGCAAGGGGTATACTGACACAGCAGAACGAGCTAGAGGCCATGGGCCAAAGTCTGCAAGTACAGATTAAACAACTAGAAGTAGAAAATCAAGCTCTG CTTGCTGCTCAAAATCAAGCTGTAGTAGACCATAGTTTATCATCAGGGAAGTCCAATGGCAAGAAG AATGGCCTAGTGCAGCTTTCCAATGCTCAGGGTTACTTAGCCAATCAGTTTTCTGAATCACTCAGTAGAAAGAAACAACTTCTTTCTCAAGCACAGGAGCTGGAGACTCAGGTTAAACAACTACAAAGTAGCATAGAAGTTAGCGAAAATATTGTAAACCAACTGCCTCAGGGACCTGCAAAAAGGACAGACAGAAAAAGGAAAATGGAGTCAGAGAATTTACACCCAAACATGGCTGCCAATATACCGTCTGCTTCATCTCCACCTCCAACTGTTGGAAAATCTAACagaaaaagtaaagaaagaaaaagCAGGAGTTCAAATCGTGGAAAAAACAACATATCAAAAGCGCCATCTGACTTGGATAATTCTGGTGCAGCTAATTCTAATTTATCCATTCGGAAACTTTTAGAAAATACTAGAACAGACCAGTCAGGTAAAACTGCTGATACAGTTCCAAAGTTAAACGGTTATATAGAGTCCAGTCGCAGCGATAATGATCTCAATAAATCTCGACCTAGTTTACCTATCAGCATTCCATTTGACTGTCTTCCAGGTGACAATGTGAAAAAGGCTATGGAACGTGTTATAGTAGCAGGTCTAGAAAATAGTCCATACAGTATCATTGAAAATGGAAATATTGTAGGCAGTGCACATAGTTTGAACAAAACCAGTTGTGATCAAATTTCAGTAAATCTTCAGGGTGATTTAAACCAATCCAGTAAGTCGTCTGCTTGGACGTCTGCTAATTTTGTTGCTAATTCTCAAGCTGGAAGTACAGTGGCgtcttcaaaaacaaattttgctATAGACAAAATGGTTATTCCGAAAAAAAGAGGACAGGTTTTAAATGGTAGTATAAATAATACAAATGATCTTCTAAAACAAACATTGGTACATAGAATTGAACagaataaaaatttgaaaagaaaaagtcAGCAAGAAATGGACTCTGTATCAAAGAGACTAATGATGAATGGTGAGCTGCTTGGTATGCAGCAGGTTGCATCTGTTCAAGGTCATGTGATAAATCAGGCCTCCAGTTCTCCAGAATCACGGACGTCAACGGCAATGTTGATCTCCACAGCCAATCAGCCAATAGCAATTAGTGCGATACCATCGCCAGATCTTCATGGCAAAAACCTTGTTCTCCAGTCTAACA GTGCAAATTTGCATAGTTCACCAAGCAAGCATCCATCAACAACATTTGATGCTTTGCTTGCTACTGCTTCAGAGGAACACAATAAAAACCTTCAGGAAGAACAACAAAAACAGCAACCTCAACCCACACAGGAAAGACTATTTCAGTCTTTTGATACCGCTGAAATAAATGATAAGGCCTCTAGAGCACAGAAGTTTGAAAGCGCGAGAGCTGGCTCTCCAAAAAGAATTCGTCTAGAGTCTATCTCTCCAGCTACATCACCAAGTTCACTGTCTCAAAGTAACAAATCTAAAAATAGCAGTCGGaacaggtcaaggtcatcaagtcAGAGCAGTACATCTAGTTCCCGTAGTAGAAGTCGTAGCTCTTCTCGAAGTAGTCGCAGCAGTAGTACAAGTAGCAATGACTCCGGAGATGAAAGtagaaagaaaaactttaaaaataagacGTTACCAACACAGCCCCAACTTCCATTGAAATCAGTGGCATCAACAACAGTAACAAAACCTGTTGTGACTGTATCGCAAAACGTtcctaaatataaaatgcatttacaaAATTCTGGACCTAGCCAAACTATTCAAAGTACTGTTGTATATAATTCACATATAGTAGCACAGAAAAATGCAGTTTTAATCGGCCAAAAGGGTAACTCAGCAATGATTGTTCAAAAACAACATGCAGTAAGTAAAGAGCAGAAAACAAGTGCACCATCTATTCAGACAGCATATAAAATGATTAATCCAGTGGTATCAAATGTAACAACACTAAGCTCTAGTTTGGGACAGAAAAATATGACAGTTGTTAATAATTCATCCTTATCTGGAGGCGGAGTTAAGTTCATTACTGGTATATCTGGTCAGCCAATAGGAAATCATCATGGTTCCCAGCTTCCTGTACAAATGGCATTGTTACCTCAGAGTAGTAATGGTGTAGCACAAGGTTACCAGCTGGTTACTTTTACACCTCAAAGTTCAGGTTCCAGTAATAGGACAGCAAGTCAACAGAAAAATGTTGTTACAACATCAAAACCATCAAATTCCAGATCAAATAATTCAGGGAGTAGCAGCCAATCATCCTCATCACATGATTTGAAACGACAACCAAGTCAGAATAAACATACTAGTGCTTCTAATGTGCCAAAATACAGTTCTGTTCAAAGTACAAGCAGTAACTCTTTACTGATGGGAAATATTGTgggatcaacacattcaaagttATCAGATATACCGAAACCGAAAGCAACACTACATACATTAAATGCAGCATCAAATTTACCTCTTATGTTTAATCATGGATTACCGTCCCATTTGGTGCCAGTAGCAGCATTCCAACATCCATCGTCCAGTCAGACAATTGCCACCTCGCAGCATAAATCGCAAAGTTCCAAATTATCAAGTTCAACAAAATTGTCATCCTTAAATTCTGTATCGCCATCCGTGCAACCTCAGCCTGCCCATACGCCTATTCCAAGGATATACACACCAGGCCCAGGTGCAAACACGCCAAATATTTTAACGGAATTATCGCATGAGCGTCATTCTCAAATTCAAGGGCAAAGCCTCTTAATTCCATCTAACCTCAGCCAGTTAAACAGTGGTGTTTTCAACCTGGGTCAGTTCTCGCATCAACCATTCACTGGGGATCATGCTGGCTTGGCCACGGTCACAGGAATCCGGCCAAACGAGGCTGGAGATGCACATCATGCAATACGTGTTCAAGGCTACCAGGGTTTGGCCACACAAAGACTTGCGATGTACTCTGACCAGGCAGGAGCGAGTTTGAGACCTGACTTTCCAGTATATAGACCAGCTGGAG GCTGGAATATAAGGTGA